CCAGCTGCTGGGCGGGCTGCGCCACGCGCACGGGGCGGGCGTCCTGCACCGGGACATCAACCCGCGCAACATCCTGCTGACCGGCGACCGGGTGGTGCTGGCCGACTTCGGCATCGCGGCGCTGCACGGCGATCCGGGTGACTCCACGACCGTGCCGCTCGCCCACGTTCCCGCCTTCGTCGCGCCGGAGCGGCTGCGGGGCGGGCCGCCGACCCCGGCGGGCGACCTGTGGTCGTTCGGGGCGAGCCTGTACTTCGCGGTGGAGGGCCGGCCCCCGCGTCCCACCTCCCGTACGCCGGCGCCGCGCGACCCCTCGGGCGGCGGGCAGGCGGATCCGGCGACGCTGGCGGGAGTGCTGTGGCCCGTCCTGGAGGGACTGCTCCAGCGCGACCCGGCGGCCCGCATCAGCATGGGGCAGGCCGGCCGCATGCTGTCGGCGATCCTCCACACGGAGGGGGTGGCCCTGGCACCACCGCGGCTGCCCGCGGCCCGCCTGCCGCCGGACGCCTTCGCCTAGGACCTCCGGGACCTCGCGCGGCCTTTCACCGGACATTCAGGACGAGGAAAAAAGCGCCTTTCGTCCCTTCTTTCGCCGCGCAGGACCGGGCCGTTCCGCGACGGCCGGGCGGGGCGCGTTTCTCTGGATCTCCAAACAAATGGACAAACGGTCAGAATTAGGCCGAATGGAAAAGCCGGACACCGGACTCCCCGCCTCGGAGCCCGTTCGAACAAGCTTGGACAGGCTCGAACCGCGAGGACGTCAGACGGCCGGGACGCGGCGGCAGGCCTCGACGAACCTGGAGGCCAGCCGGGGACTACCGGCCCAGTGCAGGTGCAGGTAGGAGGCGGTGACCCGGCCGTCGGCGAACCCGTCGGCACCGCCACGCCAGCGGAACAGCGGCCGGTCGGGGGCCGGTTCGACCGCGGTGCGGTGGAACTCGTGGCCCCGGTAGCGCTCTCCGTCCCTGGTGAGCGGCGAGTCGCGGACGGCCACCGCGTCCCGGTAGCCGAGGGTGAGGGTTCCGGTCATCCTGGCCTCGATGTCGAGGACCCCGCACATCGGCCTGCCGTCCAGCCTCCTGGCCAGATACAGCAGGCCCGCGCACTCGGCCGAGATCGGCCCGTCGAACGCGGCGACCTGATCGCGCAACGGCTCGTTGGCCGACAGCTCGGCCGCGTAGACCTCGGGGAAGCCTCCCCCGAGGACGATCCCGCGAGCCCCCTCGGGGAGGGTCTCGTCGACGAGCGGATCGAAGGGGACGACCTCGGCCCCCGCCGCCGCCAGCAGTTCGGCCTGCTCGGTGTAGCCGAAGGTGAAGGCCTGCCCTCCGGCGACCGCGATCCTCGTGACGGGGGCGGCGGGCGGCCCGGGGGTCCACGGGACTGCGGGCAGCGGCGGCGCGGTACGGGCGAGGCGCAGGATTTCCTCCAGGTCGCAGGAGGCGGCGACCAGGTCCGCGACGGCGTCCATGGCCCTGACGGCCTGGGTGCGGCGCTCGGCGACGGGGATCAGGCCCAGGTGCCTGGAGGGGGTGGCGACGGCGTCGCTGCGGCGGATCGCACCGAGCACGGGGACACCGCTCTCGGCGAGCGCCTCGCGGCAGATGGCCTCGTGCCGCTCGGAGCCGATCCGGTTGAGGATCACCCCGCCGAGCCTGATCCGGGTGTCGTAGGAGGCGAACCCGTGCACCAGCGCCGCCACGGAGCGGCTCTGCTTGGCGGCGTCCACGACCAGGACCACCGGAGCGCCGAGCAGCCTGGCGACGTGCGCGGTGGAGGCGAACTCGGTGGAGCCCGCGCCGTCGTACAGGCCCATCACGCCCTCCACGACCGCGACGTCCGCCCCGGCGGCGCCGTGCAGGAACAGCGGGGCGACGAGTTCCTCCCCCACCAGCCAGGGGTCGAGGTTGCGTCCGGGACGGCCGGTGGCCATGGCGTGGTAGCTGGGGTCGATGTAGTCGGGCCCCACCTTGTGCGGGGAGACGGCCATGCCCCGGCGGGCGAGGACGGCCATCAGGCCGGTCGCCACGGTCGTCTTGCCCGCTCCGGAGGCAGGGGCCGCGATGACCAGCCGGGCTACCATTCGATGCCCTTCTGACCCTTCTGCCCGGCGTCCATGGGGTGCTTGATCTTGCCCATCTCCGTGACGAGGTCGGCGGCGTCGAGCAGCCGGGGGTCGGCGTCGCGGCCGGTGACGACGACGTGCTGGCCGCCGGGGCGCCCGCGCAGGGTCTCGACCACCTCGTCGACGTCGATCCAGCCCCACTTCATCGGGTACGTGAACTCGTCGAGCACGTACAGACGGAACGTCTCGGCGGCGAGGTCGCGCTTGATCTGCTCCCAGCCCTCGCGGGCGTCGGCGGCGTGGTCCTCCTCGCTGCCGGGACGCTGGATCCAGGACCAGCCCTCGCCCATCTTGTGCCAGGAGACCGGCCCGCCCTCACCGGAGTCGCCGAGCACCCGCAGTGCCCGCTCCTCGCCGATGCGCCACTTGGCGGACTTGACGAACTGGAAGACCCCGATCGGCCAGCCCTGGTTCCAGGCGCGCAGGGCCAGGCCGAAGGCGGCGGTGGACTTGCCCTTGCCCGGTCCCGTGTGGACGATCAGCAGCGGCCGGGTGCGGCGCTGCCTGGTGGTCAGACCGTCCTCGGGCACGCTGACGGGTTTGCCCTGCGGCATCGTCGCCCTCCCTTCGCTGTCATGTGACTCGCTGTCATCTGGCTCGCTGTCATACGGCCTGCTGTCATACGGCGCAGTGCCCTGGCTGTCCTGGCCGTCCTGGCCGGCCCTTCGCGGTCACGCGGCACCGCGCCGTTCACGGACCATCCCGGCCAGGTCGGTGAGGTCGTCGAGGCGTACGGTCTCCGCGCCCATCCGCGCCGCCAGGGAGGCGGCGAGGCCGAGGCGCACGTGACCGCCCTCGCAGTCGACCACCACGCCCGCCACCCCGGCCAGCAGTCCCGCCGCGCGGTGGGACTCCTCGACGGTTCCCGAGGTGGCCCGCCCGTCGGTGACCAGGACCACCAGCGGGCGCCTGGACGGGTCGCGCAGGCGCTCGACCCGCAGCACCTCGGCGGCCCGCAGCAGGCCGGCGGCCAGCGGGGTCCGGCCTCCGGTGGGAAGCTCGCGCAGCCGGGCCGCACCGGCCTCGACGGAGGAGGTGGGCGGCAGGACCAGGTCGGCGCGGGCGCCGCGGAAGGTGACGAGCCCGACCTTGTCGCGGCGCTGGTAGGCGTCGAGGAGCAGGCCCAGCACCGCTGTCTTGACCGCGCGCATGCGCTGCCTGGCGGCCATGGAACCGCTCGCGTCCACGACGAACAGCACCAGGTTGCCCTCGCGGCCCTCCCGGACCGCCTCCCTGAGGTCGCCGCGCCGCAGCAGCAGTCCGGGCCCGCTCCTGCCCCGCGCGACCTGGTACGGGGCGGCGGCGCCGACGGTGGCCCGCAGGTGGAGGGAGCCGGTGTGGCCCTCGGGGACCCGGGCCCCCGTGGTACGGCCCAGGGGCGTCCTGGCGCGCGACCGGCGCCCCGGGGCTCCGGCGCCGATGCCGGGGACGGTGAAAAGCCTGGTCCTGCCCCCGGGGTCGGCGTCGAAGGTCTGCTCGCGGGCCGGTACTCCCCCGGCCGTCTCCGGCGACTCCCGGGGATCCGCGGCGGAGGCCGGGGCCTCCTTCGTCCCGGGGTCGGGGGCGCCCTGGACGTCCGGGGCCTCGGGCCTGGGGGTGTCCGGGCCGTCGTGACCGCCGGGGCCGTCCGGGCCCGGGTCGTCCGAGGTGGCGTCCCCGGTCTCGGGGCCGCCGTCGGGCGCGGGGCCGTCCGGGCCGCCGTCCGGGCCCGCGTCGGGATCGGTGCCCCCGGGGCCGCCGGAGTCGTCCGGCCCCTCGGGGTCGTCGGGGTCGTCGGGGATCTGGTCCAGGAGATCCTGGAGCCTGGACTCGTCCAGGCCGGGCGCGTCGAAGGGGTCGCGGCGGCGGCGGTGCGGGAGCGCGAGCCTGGCCGCCTCCCGTACGTCGTCGGCGGTGACGGAGGTGCGGCCCTGCCAGGCGGCGTGCGCGATCGCCGCACTGGCGGTGACCAGGTCGGCCCGGAGCCCGTCCACCTCGAACCCCGCGCAGACGGTGGCGATCCTGAGCAGTGCCGCGTCCGGCAGAACGACCTGGGCGACCCTGGCGCGAGCCTCGGCGATGCGCGCGGCCAGCGCCCGCTCCTCGTCCGACCAGGCGGCGGCGAAAGCCTCGGGGTCGGCCTCGTAGGCCAGGCGGCGCCGGACCACGTCCACCCGCTGGGACGGTTCCCGCGAGGCCCGGACCTCCACGGTCAGCCCGAAGCGGTCGAGCAGCTGCGGGCGCAGCTCCCCCTCCTCGGGGTTCATCGTCCCGACCAGCAGGAACCGGGCGGCGTGCCGGACCGACACCCCCTCGCGTTCGACGTAGCAGGTACCGAGGGCGGCGGCGTCGAGCAGCAGGTCCACCAGGTGGTCGTGGAGAAGGTTGACCTCGTCGACGTACAGGACGCCCCGGTGGGCACCCGCCAGGAGGCCGGGTTCGAAGGATTTCACGCCCTCGGTGAGGGCTCGCTCGATGTCGAGGGAGCCGACGAGGCGGTCCTCGGAGGCGCCGACGGGCAACTCGACCAGGCGCGCGGGCCGTGCCGCGCCGCCCCGGTCGCCACCGGGCGGGGTCACGCCGGCCTCAGCCACCTCGGCCGGAACCACTTCGGCCGGGACCGCACCGGCCTGAGCCGCATCGGCCGGGACCGCACCGGCCTGAGCCGCATCGGCCGGGACCGCACCGGAGCGAGCCGCCTCGGGCCAGGTCGCGGAGGAACGAGGCGCGCCGGGCCGGGCCGCGGGTTTCGTACGGGCCTCGTGCGGCCCGTCGGGGCAGCCGGGGTCGGGGGCGGCGGGGTCGCAGGAGAAGCGGCAGCCGGTCACCACCTCGACGGGCGGCAGGAGCGCGGCCAGCGCCCGCACGATCGTGGACTTGGCGGTGCCCTTCTCCCCCCTGACCAGCACTCCCCCGACACGAGGGGAGACCGCGTTGAGGATCAGCGCGAGTTTCAGGTCCTCCAGCCCCACGATCGCGGTGAAGGGATAGCGGGAGTCACGCACCTTCGGGATCTCCTTCGTCAAGTCGTCGGGCCGTCACGTCGGTGGAACCGTCAGGGGGAGTAGCTGAGCCGCCAGCGCCCGCCGCGCCCGGTGAGCGTCACCCGGGCCAGTGGCGCGACGTCGACGCGCCAGAAGGCCTGGGCGGGGGCGCCGAGGGCGTGGACGACCGCGGCGCGGATGATCGCCGGGTGGGTGACCGCGACGGCCCTGCCGGGGGCACGGACGGCGAGCCAGCCGGACACCCTGGCGAGGAGCGCGGTGACCGGTTCCCCGCCGTGGGGCGCCGCGCCGGGGTCGCCGAGCCAGGACGCGAGCGCCTCGGGTTCCGCGGCCTCGACCTCACCGAGCGTCATGCCGCTCCAGCGGCCGTAGTCACAGTCGGCCAGCAGCGGGTCGTGCTCGGCCCGCAGGCCGAGCGCCGCCGCCGTCTGGACGCAGCGCAGCTCGGCCGGGCAGGCCGCGGGCCCCGGGGCGAGGTCCCGTGCCATCCCCTCGGCCCGGCGCAGGCCGCGTTCGTCGAGCGGTTCGTCGCCCGGGAACGCGGCCCGCGCCGTCGCCGAGGTGGAGGCGTGGCAGACCAGGAGCAGGCGGGTGACCCCCGAGGGGGTCGTCACACCGGGCCGCGCCTGCGAGCGGCGAAGGCGAACAGCGCGCCGACGCCGGCCCAGAAGACCACCTGGGTCCCGATGGAGGCGACCCTGAAGTCCCACAGGAGGTCGGCGGGGAAGCCCCGGGGCACCTCCGAGATCTCCGGCAGGAGGATCCAGGCCGCGACGACGGGAACCAGCAAGGCGGCGCCCGCCGACAGCCAGCGCACCCACGGTTCGCTCCGCGAGGCGTAGCGGTGGGTGGCGACCCCGGCGGCGACGGCGAGGATACCGATGACCACGGCGACCAGGTAGAGCACGGTGCGCTGGTTGATGGTCTCCGGATCACCGACAGCCGGTGGATTGGCGGGATATTTCACGAAAGGGATGAGGACGACTGCGGTGAACGCGGCGGCGGCGAGGGTGACCGCGAGCACCGGTTCCGAGCGGGGTCCCGCCCGCCCGCGTACGGCCGCGTAGACGAGGGAGAACAGGCCCCCGACCGCCAGGCCGTACAGGCCGAGGGCGAGGAAGAGCCCGAAGCGCTGCCCGTCCCTGCTGACCAGGGCCTCCTCCTCGTCGTGGGAGTGGGCCGCGGTCCCGGTGTCGTCGTGTGACTCGGCCGGGGCGGCGGCCGCGGCGGCCGCCTCCTCCAGCGCGATGGCCTGGTCGATGCGCGGTTCGCCGACGGTGTAGGCGAAGACGGCCGCGAGCAGCCCTGCGAGCAGTCCGACGACGAGGCCCCGGACGATGAGTTTGGTGATCACCTGTGGCTCAGTGACACGGCACGCCGAGCAGGTGACGCCCGTCGTGCATGAGTTCGTGCAGGTAGTTTCCCGCCTGGGAGATCGCTCCCTGGTCGAAGGTGACCAGGTAGGCGAGGAGCAGCAGCACCGGTACGGCGAGCAGCCAGCGGGTGAGCGAGGGCCATGGGATGGGCTGGGCGTGCGGTGCCGAGATCTGGCTCACGGCCACCTCCTCCGGGATTTACGCGTCCCTTTTCGTAGGTCGGTGGCGGCCGAGTGTGACCTGGCTCCCGGCCCCTGCGGGCCGGTTACAGTGGCGCGACCGCACCGGAATCTCACCGGATTTCCCTCGCACCGCCACAAAACACCCGGAACGTACCCCGGTTCTCCGTCCCCCGTCAATCCGGCTGTCCGCTTTGACGGGATCCGGCTTTCAAAGGATCCGGGTACACCGAGGGGGGAGGCGGCCAGGCCGGGCCGCCTCCCCCCTCTCAGAAGGTCACTGCTCGCCGGTCAGCGCCGTCACCAGCTCCGCGGCGGTACGGCAGCGGTCGAACAGCTCGCCCACGTGGGCCTTGGTACCGCGCAGCGGCTCAAGGGTGGGGACGCGCTGCAGCGACTCGCGGCCGGGGATGTCGAAGATGACCGAGTCCCAGGAAGCCGCGGCCACCGACTCGCTGTACTGGCTCAGGCAGCGGCCGCGGAAGTAGGCCCGGGTGTCGTTGGGCGGCACCTCGATGGCCCGCTGGACCTCTTCCTCGGTGACCAGGCGCTGCATGCGGCCCCGGGCCACCAGCCGGTTGTAGAGCCCCCGGTCGGGACGGATGTCGGAGTACTGGAGATCGACGAGCTGCAGGCGCGGGTGCGACCAGGGAAGGCCGTCACGGGTGCGGTAGCCCTCCAGGAGCTCCAGCTTGGCCACCCAGTCGAGCTCCCCGGACAGCTGCATCGGGTCCTCCGCCAGGCGGGTGAGGACCGACTCCCAGCGTTCCAGGATGTCTTTGGTGGGCTCGTCCAGGCCGTTGACGCTGCGCTCCTCGGCGTACTTGCGCGCGAGCTCCAGGTATTCCATCTGGAGCTGCACGGCCGTCAGCCTGCGGCCGTCGCGCATGGAGATCTCGTACTTGAGCGTGGGGTCGTGCGAGACCGCGCGCAGGGCCTGGACGGGGTTGTCCACGGCGAGGTCTCGGGTGAAGTAACCGTCCTCGATCATGGCCAGGACGAGCGCGGTGGACCCCAGCTTCAGGTAGGTCGAGATCTCCGACATGTTGGCGTCGCCGATGATGACGTGCAGGCGGCGGTATTTCTCCGGGTCGGCGTGGGGCTCGTCCCGGGTGTTGATGATCGGCCGCTTGAGCGTCGTCTCCAGGCCCACCTCGACCTCGAAGAAGTCGGCCCGCTGACTGATCTGGAAGCCCTCGCCCCGGGAGTCCTGACCGATGCCGACCTTGCCCGCGCCGGTGACGACCTGCCGGGAGACGAAGAACGGCGTCAGGTGCCTGACGATGTCGGCGAACGAGGTGGCCCGGCGCATGAGGTAGTTCTCGTGGCAGCCGTAGGAGGCACCCTTGTTGTCGGTGTTGTTCTTGTAGAGCTGGATCGGGGCGTTGGCCGGCATCGCCGAGGCGCGGACCGCCGCGTCGTGCATCACCCGCTCGCCCGCCTTGTCCCAGATCACCGCCGCCCGAGGATTGGTGCACTCGGGTGTGGAGTATTCGGGATGGGCGTGGTCCACGTACAGCCGGGCCCCGTTGGTGAGGATCACGTTCGCCAGGCCGAGGTCCTCGTCGGTCAGCTGGCTCTGGTCGGCCACCTCCCGCGCGAGGTCGAACCCCCGTGCGTCCCGCAGCGGGTTCTCCTCCTCGAAGTCCCATCGCGCGCGCCGTGCCCTGGCGGCCGAGGCCGCCAGATAGGCGTTCACGACCTGAGAGGAGGTCACCATCGCGTTGGCCCCCGGCTGTCCGGGCACGGAGATGCCGTATTCGGTCTCGATGCCCATCACCCGCCGTACCGTCATGCGCACCCTCTGTTCGTCAGGGACTGTTTCTCTCCGTGGTATCTATTCCCGACCCTAGACCCTTCACTATGCCCGGTGGTCGGACAGTTATGGCACCGAAGCCTTTTCGCCCGTTGCGAGGGGGATCGAGGAGAGCGCGGGGAGCTGTGACGGGGACGGGGATGCGGCCCTTCTCCGCCTCCTGGATTTGACGAACTCCTGAAGCGGGCGCTCGGCCACCCGGTACACCAGGTAGGAGAACGCCATCGCGGCCAGCAGGGTGACCAGGGCGGTCAGCGCGGGCGGCAGCACGTCCCGCAGGGCGGGGACGATCAGTACCGCGGCCGGGGTGTGGAACAGGTAGAGCGGGTAGGTGAGCGCCCCCAGGACGACGAGGCCGCGCCAGCGCAGCCAACCCAGCCAGCCCAGCGCCACCATCGCCATGAGCACGTAGAAACCGATCACGGTGGCGATCACGGCCCACTCGGGCACCGGCATCGCGGCGTAGCCGACGTTCTCGACACGCCCGGCCACCCGGTCGATCGCCGCGCTGACGGCCAGGCCGCCGCTGATCCCGGCCAGGCACCACAGGACGAGCCTGGGACCGAACCTCGTCATCAGGAAGAACGCCATGCCGCCGACGAAGTACGCCGCGTACTTGGGCATGACCACGAGCTCGACCCACGCCTCGTCGCTCCCGGCGAAGAACCCGGCCGCCAGCAGCCAGACCCCCATGAAGACCAGGCAGCGGTTGAGCGTCACCCCGGCGATCACCAGGATCGAGATCAGCACGTAGAAGCGGAGCTCCACCCAGAGCGACCAGTAGACGCCGTTGGCGTCGTAGACCCCGAAGGCCCGCTGGAGCATCGTGAGGTTGATCCCGTACTCGCCGAGGCTCAGCTTGGGGTCCAGGGCCGTGGCGGCGGTCAGCCCGTAGACCGCGGCGGTGACGGCCACGCTGACCCAGTAGGCGGGAAAGAGCCGCACCAGCCGGGAGAGGGCGAACACCCCCAGCCCGCGTCCCCAGATGCTCATCAGGATCACGAAGCCGCTGATCATGAAGAACAGCTCGACGCCGAGGATGCCGAGCCCGGAGAGGGTGGAGATCGCCGGGAACAGCTCGGCCGGGCGGTCGCCCCACACCGAGGCGAAGGCGATGAAGTAGTGGAAGGCGAGCACCGCCATGGCGGCGAAGAAGCGCAGGAGGTCGAGTTCGGCGAGGCGGCCACTTCCCCGAAGCGCCTCGCGAGACCCCGTGCCGTTCACCGGGCGGCCGGGCCGGAATGTTCACGCACGCCACTTGGACGGCGTCTCGATCATTCGGGTTCCCCGTGACGGCTGTCTATTTCCGTTCACTTCCGGGACGGGTGTGAAAGGAGATGCGGACCGCAGTCACTAAAAGGGATGAAATAGGACAAGAGTCATCGGTTGCCGAAATTACGCGCGAGAAATCGACCAGGGTTTCGAAAGGCGCGAAGACGCCGGTGGCGCGGCCCCCGGAGGGAGCCGCGCCACCGGTCACACGTGGTTACAGGTACTGACCGGTGTTGGCCACCGTGTCGATGGAGCGCCCGGCCTCGGTGCCCTGCTTGCCCGTCACGAGGGTACGGATGTAGACGATCCGCTCGCCCTTCTTGCCGGAGATGCGGGCCCAGTCGTCGGGGTTGGTGGTGTTGGGCAGGTCCTCGTTCTCGGAGAACTCGTCCACGCAGGCCGCCAGAAGGTGCTGGATCCGCAGGCCCTTCTGACCGGTCTCCAGGAACTGCTTGATCGCCATCTTCTTGCCCCGGTCGACGATGTTCTGGATCATCGCGCCGGAGTTGAAGTCCTTGAAGTACAGGACCTCCTTGTCGCCGTTGGCGTAGGTCACCTCGAGGAAGCGGTTCTCCTCGCTCTCGGTGTACATCCGCTCGACGACCCGCTGGATCATGCCGGAGATGGTCTCCTGGCGGTTGGAGCCGTGCTCCGAGAGGTCCTCGACGTGGAGCGGGAGCTCGGGGATGAGGTACTTGGAGAAGATGTCCTTGGCCGCCTCGGCGTCCGGCCGCTCGATCTTGATCTTGACGTCCAGGCGGCCGGGCCGCAGGATCGCCGGGTCGATCATGTCCTCGCGGTTGGAGGCGCCGATCACGATGACGTTCTCCAGGCCCTCGACGCCGTCGATCTCCGACAGGAGCTGGGGGACGATGGTGTTCTCGACGTCGGAGGAGACGCCCGAGCCTCGGGTCCGGAAGATCGAGTCCATCTCGTCGAAGAACACGATCACCGGGGTGCCCTCGGAGGCCTTCTCGCGAGCCCGCTGGAAGACCAGGCGGATGTGCCGCTCGGTCTCGCCGACGTACTTGTTGAGAAGCTCGGGGCCCTTGATGTTGAGGAAGAAGCTCTTGCCGGACTGGCCGGTCTTCTCCGCGACCTGCTTGGCCAGGGAGTTGGCGACGGCCTTGGCGATGAGCGTCTTGCCGCAGCCGGGCGGCCCGTAGAGCAGGACGCCCTTGGGCGGGCGGAGCTTGTGCTCGCGGAAGAGGTCGGCGTGCAGGTACGGGAGCTCGATGGCGTCCCGGATCTGCTCGATCTGCCGCATGAGCCCGCCGATCTCCTCGTAGGAGATGTCGGGCACCTCCTCCAGGACGAGCTCCTCGACCTCGGACTTGGGGATGCGCTCGTAGACGTAGCCCGAGCGCGGTTCGAGCAGCAGGGAGTCGCCCGCCCGGATCGGCTGGTCCATCAGCGACTCGGCGAGCTTCACCACCCGCTCCTCGTCGGCGTGCGAGATCACCAGCGCGCGCTGGCCGTCCTCGAGGAGCTCCTTGAGCATCACGATCTCGCCGAGGTCCTCGAAGCCGAGGGCCTCGACCACGTTGAGCGCCTCGTTGAGCATGACCTCCTGGCCACGCTTCAGCGACTCGACGTCCACCGCGGGACTCACGTTCACCCTGAGTTTGCGGCCACCGGTGAAGACCTCCACCGTGCCGTCTTCTCTGGTTTCGAGGAACACGCCGAACCCGGACGGCGGTTGCGCCAGCCGGTCTACCTCCTCCTTCAAGGCGACGATCTGGTCCCTGGCCTCCTTGAGGGTGGCCACCAGACGCTCGTTCTGGCCGGTTACGGCCGCGAGGTTCGCCTGCACGTCATGGAGACGCTCTTCGAGAATCCTGGCCTGCCGGGGAGACTCCGTCAGCTTCCGACGCAACGCGGTGATCTCCTCCTGCAGGAAGGAGACCTGTGTTGTGAGGTCGGCGACCTCCCGTTCGCGCTGCGCGGCACGAGCCTCAGCGTCGTCGCGAGCTGCCACGGCGTCACCTCCTTCCCAGTCGAGACCGACTACTCAAAACCCTACCCATCTAAGGGCTGTCCCTTACCTGGCTGAGCAGTGTTCATATGACTACATTAAGTGCGCGATGATTAATCCCTTTTGGTGCATTTAGTACTAGATGTATAAGAACACGAAGGTCCGCTCCCGTGTCACTCTCTCACGGGCCGTCGTGGCCGAATCGTCATCATGTGGCGGAAGACGTGGAAGTCGTGGACTCCTCGCCATGTGCCCCCTTCGCCGGACGTCTACGTCGAGGTGGTGGCGTCACCCCGTCGGCCATACGACGGGCCGTGACCAGGAACCCGGTGTGGCCGACCATCCTGTGGTCGGGCCGCACGGCCAGTCCCTCGACATGCCAGTCACGAACCAGGGTCTCCCACGCATGGGGCTCGGTGAAACTCCCGTGCTCCCGGATAGTTTCGACCGTACGCGAGAGCTGAGTTGTGGTCGCGACATAACAGCAGATCACGCCGCCGGGGGTGAGAGCCCGAGCCGCGGCGTCCACACATTCCCACGGGGCGAGCATGTCCAGGATGATCCGGTCGACGTCGCTCTCGTCGAGATCGTCGACGAAGTCGCCGACCACCAGACGCCACTGCTTCATCGGGCCGCCGTAGAACTTCTCCACGTTCTTGGTGGCGATCTCGGCGAAGTCCTGGCGCCGCTCGTACGAGGTGAGGGTGCCCTCGGAGCCGATGGCGCGCAGCAGGAAGCAGGTGAGCGCGCCGGAGCCGACGCCCGCCTCCACCACCCGGGCGCCGGGGAAGATGTCGGCCATGGCCACGATCTGGGCCGAGTCCTTGGGATAGATCACCGCCGCGCCTCGCGGCATGGACAGCGTGTAGTCCTGGAGAAGGTGCCTGAACGCCAGATACTGGGTGCCGCCGGACGAACGCACCACCGAGCCCTCGGGCTGGCCGATCAGCTCACTGTGCGGGATCCCGCCCTTGTGCGTGTGGAACACGCCGTCTTCCTTCAGCGTCACCGTGTGACGCTTGTTCTTGGGGTCGGTGAGCTGAACCTGATCCCCGGCCTGAAACGGCCCATGCCTGCGAAAACCCATGACCGCAAGGTTATCGGCGCGCGGCGGTGTCCTCGGACCGCCGGAAACGTGATCACGCGAGGAGGAAGGGCGCTCGGGGACGGAAGCCGGGGCGGACGGGCGGGATGATCCGCTAAATGATTCGCCGCTCAAAGCGGCACCTGGTAGCTATTGTGGCGTGTTTCCCCATGATGTGATTCCGGCCGGCCCCGTCGTCCTGAGGCCACTGGCCCCGACCGACGCCGAGGCGATCGTCCGCGCCTGCTCCGACCCGGAGATCGTCCACTTCCTCCCCCTCATCCCCGTGCCGTACACCCGGGACGACGCGCTCGAGTACATGGAGCGGTGCCGGGAGGAGTGGCAAACGGGAGGGGCCCCGTTCGCGATCGCGGACGCGGTGACGGGCGAGTGGCTGGGCAACATCGGCCTCATGGCCCGTCCCCGCGGGGGCATCGAGATCGGCTACCTGGTCGCGCCGTGGGCGCGGGGCCGAGGGGTGGCCACGGCCGCCACCGCCGCGCTGACCGGGTGGGGGTTCGGCCACGGGGTCGCGCGCGTCGAGCTGCTCGCCAACGTGGAGAACCTGGCCAGCCAGCGGGTCGCCATGGCCGCGGGTTTTCGTCACGAGGGCGTGCGGCGCGGGGCCGAGGGCCGGCGTGACGGGACCCGCCAGGACCTGATGAGCTTCGCGCGCCTGCGCGGCGACTCCGGCGAGCGCGTGGCGCCCTTCCTGCCCGAGTTCCCCGGTGGATCGCTGACCG
This region of Streptosporangium sp. NBC_01495 genomic DNA includes:
- a CDS encoding acyltransferase family protein; the encoded protein is MNGTGSREALRGSGRLAELDLLRFFAAMAVLAFHYFIAFASVWGDRPAELFPAISTLSGLGILGVELFFMISGFVILMSIWGRGLGVFALSRLVRLFPAYWVSVAVTAAVYGLTAATALDPKLSLGEYGINLTMLQRAFGVYDANGVYWSLWVELRFYVLISILVIAGVTLNRCLVFMGVWLLAAGFFAGSDEAWVELVVMPKYAAYFVGGMAFFLMTRFGPRLVLWCLAGISGGLAVSAAIDRVAGRVENVGYAAMPVPEWAVIATVIGFYVLMAMVALGWLGWLRWRGLVVLGALTYPLYLFHTPAAVLIVPALRDVLPPALTALVTLLAAMAFSYLVYRVAERPLQEFVKSRRRRRAASPSPSQLPALSSIPLATGEKASVP
- the arc gene encoding proteasome ATPase: MAARDDAEARAAQREREVADLTTQVSFLQEEITALRRKLTESPRQARILEERLHDVQANLAAVTGQNERLVATLKEARDQIVALKEEVDRLAQPPSGFGVFLETREDGTVEVFTGGRKLRVNVSPAVDVESLKRGQEVMLNEALNVVEALGFEDLGEIVMLKELLEDGQRALVISHADEERVVKLAESLMDQPIRAGDSLLLEPRSGYVYERIPKSEVEELVLEEVPDISYEEIGGLMRQIEQIRDAIELPYLHADLFREHKLRPPKGVLLYGPPGCGKTLIAKAVANSLAKQVAEKTGQSGKSFFLNIKGPELLNKYVGETERHIRLVFQRAREKASEGTPVIVFFDEMDSIFRTRGSGVSSDVENTIVPQLLSEIDGVEGLENVIVIGASNREDMIDPAILRPGRLDVKIKIERPDAEAAKDIFSKYLIPELPLHVEDLSEHGSNRQETISGMIQRVVERMYTESEENRFLEVTYANGDKEVLYFKDFNSGAMIQNIVDRGKKMAIKQFLETGQKGLRIQHLLAACVDEFSENEDLPNTTNPDDWARISGKKGERIVYIRTLVTGKQGTEAGRSIDTVANTGQYL
- the dop gene encoding depupylase/deamidase Dop — translated: MTVRRVMGIETEYGISVPGQPGANAMVTSSQVVNAYLAASAARARRARWDFEEENPLRDARGFDLAREVADQSQLTDEDLGLANVILTNGARLYVDHAHPEYSTPECTNPRAAVIWDKAGERVMHDAAVRASAMPANAPIQLYKNNTDNKGASYGCHENYLMRRATSFADIVRHLTPFFVSRQVVTGAGKVGIGQDSRGEGFQISQRADFFEVEVGLETTLKRPIINTRDEPHADPEKYRRLHVIIGDANMSEISTYLKLGSTALVLAMIEDGYFTRDLAVDNPVQALRAVSHDPTLKYEISMRDGRRLTAVQLQMEYLELARKYAEERSVNGLDEPTKDILERWESVLTRLAEDPMQLSGELDWVAKLELLEGYRTRDGLPWSHPRLQLVDLQYSDIRPDRGLYNRLVARGRMQRLVTEEEVQRAIEVPPNDTRAYFRGRCLSQYSESVAAASWDSVIFDIPGRESLQRVPTLEPLRGTKAHVGELFDRCRTAAELVTALTGEQ
- a CDS encoding GNAT family N-acetyltransferase, whose translation is MFPHDVIPAGPVVLRPLAPTDAEAIVRACSDPEIVHFLPLIPVPYTRDDALEYMERCREEWQTGGAPFAIADAVTGEWLGNIGLMARPRGGIEIGYLVAPWARGRGVATAATAALTGWGFGHGVARVELLANVENLASQRVAMAAGFRHEGVRRGAEGRRDGTRQDLMSFARLRGDSGERVAPFLPEFPGGSLTDGVVRLRRLTAADTADYLALQNVPDVVKHSVPPEPPTFEEAEERCRTAGANWLAGTGAEVAILDAETGAFAGHIQLSGVIPPLGQAMTGYSVRPEFRGRGFASRAVDLLVGWAFEHTPLARIIAGTSPGNVASQRVLERAGFTREALLRGMLPGPGGTRLDDLQWSRLRDDARR
- a CDS encoding tRNA (adenine-N1)-methyltransferase; this encodes MGFRRHGPFQAGDQVQLTDPKNKRHTVTLKEDGVFHTHKGGIPHSELIGQPEGSVVRSSGGTQYLAFRHLLQDYTLSMPRGAAVIYPKDSAQIVAMADIFPGARVVEAGVGSGALTCFLLRAIGSEGTLTSYERRQDFAEIATKNVEKFYGGPMKQWRLVVGDFVDDLDESDVDRIILDMLAPWECVDAAARALTPGGVICCYVATTTQLSRTVETIREHGSFTEPHAWETLVRDWHVEGLAVRPDHRMVGHTGFLVTARRMADGVTPPPRRRRPAKGAHGEESTTSTSSAT